The Candidatus Coatesbacteria bacterium region CGCCCCCCTCGGCCGCCGAGGCCTACTTCTACCTCGGCCTGATCGACGAGAGCCGGGACAACCTCGAGCAGGCCGCCGACTTCTACGAGGCCGCCCTCGAGGAGAAACCCGACTACCCGGAGGCCCTGACCGCCCTGGGCACCCTGTTGAGCATCCGCGGCGCCTACGAGCAGGCCGTCACCAAGCTCGAGCGCGCCGTCAGCCTCAACCCCACCTCGGCCATCGCCCTGGCCAACCTGGGCCACGTCTACCTTAAGCAGGAAAAGTACAACCAGGCCCAGTCCAAGCTGCGCCTGGCCCTCGAGCTCAAGCCCGACTACGTCTTCGCCCGGCTCAACCTCGGCTACATCCTGATGAGCGAGGGCAACTACGACGCCGCGATCGAGCAGTTCAGCTACGTGCTGGCCCTGGACCCGCAGAACTTCGAGGCCCACGCCAACCTGGCCGACCTGCTGGCCCAGCGCCGCGACTACGGCGACGCCTACGAACACTACCGCTTCGTTCTCGAGTACGACGAGGACGACTTCGTCGCCCACCAGAACCTGGGCAACATCTACGCCATCATCGGCGTCTACGACGAGGCCGAGGAGCACCTCGAGACGGCCCTCGAGCTGCGCCCGGGCAGCGAGCGCGCCCAACTGCTCTACGACTACGTCCAGCGCAAGATGAACGAGCCGCCGCCGCCGCTGCCCGTGGTCAGCCAGGTGACCCTCGACGGCAACGCCACCGACGAGCGTGAGCCCATCCTCGAGGCCTTCGGTGTCAAGGCCGGCGACTCCTACTCCGAAACCGCCGTCACCGCCGGGGAGGATCGCATCCGCGAGTACTTCAGCGGCCGGCCCATCGGCGGCGTCGACGTCAACGTGCGCACCCGGGAGCAGTTCGACGGCCGCGCCGTCTCCATCGAGCTCGAAGTCGTCACCGGCGGCGCCTCGGTGATCACGGCCATCGAGCTCCAGGGCCTGGTCGACACGCCGACCGATGTCGTCGAGCCGATCCTCGCCGACCACGGGATCTTCGTCGGCGCGCCCTACGACACCAACGAGGTCTTCGCCGCCATCCGCGAGCTCTACGACACCGGCCTGTTCAACTCCGTCAGCCGTCGGCTGAGCTCAGGCGCCCAGACCGGGGAGATCCGCCTGATTCTGCTGTTCGAGGAGAAGCGGGAGTAGGAGACTAATAGACCCCCGTAGTCAAGCCACCGCAGACGCCGGCCGGATAATCGTCACGCAGCCCGCTCCCGCCTGAACCGCAGGGAAGATGGTTGCGCCGAAGCAGGAGCCAACGCGCCCCTTCGACTCAGCGGTTGCAGCTTGTCGCGCGTGAAGGTGGGCGGGCCACGCGCTCATCGATCGCGCCGAGTACCACTGCTGCTTGTCGCGCGTGAAGGTGGGCGGCAAACCCGCCTTAACCGGCCCTCCTGGCAGATGAACGCCCCCGGGGGTTACCGTTACCGCTTCCACAAGCCTTTATCAGCGTTCGCGTTACGAAACCGTTTCACTAAACGGGTTCATTTGCATCCAGAGTAACGTTTGTGAAGAAACAAACGTTACTGAACCTCAACCGATCAAACAACTACTATTCGAGGTCCGTGAAGGCCCACGCTCTCTGCGCCAGGGTTGGTCGTCGGCGACTAATCTGTGGCTCGGTTGAGATGTCTAGCGCTTCAAACTACCAATACGCGGTATAGCCGGAGATTTTCGCGAGTGCAGTTCGGGAAGACAGTGCGCGTTATCGTTTAGTCACGGTTACGACCCTCGAGCCTCCGGCCGCCGCCGGCCGTCGGTGTTTACTCCCTCCCAACGGACCTCGCCGCCCTGCTGTTCGACCTCGGCATCCCCTAAGGAGACGCCCGCTCCGCGAGCCGACGACCGGGTCGCGCCGCGCCCCATCGCGGCCCGCCGCCACAGACCACAACCCCCCACCGCCCCGAAGGACGAGATGAGCCCGCGCAAGAAGAATCCCCTGGCCTACCTGCTGCCCGTCGTCGCCCTGACCGTCACCCTCCTCGGCGTTCTGGGGGCCGAGGATCCCGGACCCCTGCTGACCACAGCCAAACCGGCCGACGTCGGGATGGACCCCGAACGGCTGGATCGCGTCGACGGCCTGATCGAGGAGCTGATCGACGCCGGGCGGATGCCCGGAGCCGTGCTACTGGTGGCCCGGCGCGGGGCGATCGTCAAGCGCGCGGCCTACGGCTGGGCCGAGCTGGAGCCGGAGCGCCGGCCGATGGCGCCGGACACCCTGTTCGACCTGGCCAGCCTGACCAAGGTCGTGGCCACCTCGACGGCGGTGATGATGCTGGTGGAGCGCGGCGAGTTCCGCCTCGACCAGCCCGTCTCCTACTACCTGCCGGCCTTCGCCGAGAAAGGCAAGGCCGACATCACCATCCGCCAGCTGCTGACCCACCAGAGCGGTCTGCCGGCCTGGCGCGACTTCAGCAAGACGGCCACGGACTCCGACAGCGTCGTCGACGAGATCTGCGCCATCGAGCCCAAGTACGCCCCCGGTGTACGCTACCTCTACAGCGACCTGAACATGATCATCCTCGGCGAGCTCATCCGCCGCATCGACGGCCGGACCCTGGACGAGTTCTGCAGCGCAGAGATCTTCGCCCCCCTGGGGATGCGACGGACGGGCTTCAACCCGGCGCCGGAACTGGCCGCCACCGCCGCCGCCACCACGGAATCCGCCGAGCGGCCGGAGGTCCCCGAAGGCACCATGCTCGTCGGTCGGGTCCATGACGAGAACGCCGCCCTGATGGGCGGCATCGCGGGTCACGCCGGTTTGTTCTCCACGGCCGACGACCTGGCCGTCTTCGCCCAGATGATGCTTTCCGGCGGCGTCTACGGCGAAACACGCCTGCTGTCGCCGGTGACCGTGGAGACGATGACGGCCCAGCACCTGCAGGTCAATTCGACGGTCCGCCGCGGCCTGGGCTGGGACCTGCATTCCAGCGAGTACTGCACCGCCGGCGACCTGCTGAGCCTGGAGTCCTACGGCCACACCGGCTTCACCGGCACCAGCCTGTGGATCGACCCGGCCCACGAGCTGGTCATCATCCTGCTGACCAACCGGGTCCACCCCGACGGCCGCTCCCGGGCCTTCAACGAGGTCCGGGCCCGGGTGCACAACGTCGTCGCCGCCAGCATCGTCGACTAAGACCGACGGCGGGATATCCTCCACGGCGGGTCCGGCCCAGCGCCGCCCCGCCGTTATCCTCGTCAAATAACAGCAATCTTGACGAATATCTTGTAGAATAGCGAGCGGCCTGCTATACTTGTATTGCAAAACGCTGATGGAGATACGGTGAAACTGCTACGCACCGCGGCGCTGATCCTGCCGGCCGCCCTGCTGCTGTCGGTTACGGCGGGCTGCGAGACCACCACCGGGCCGCCCGACGACGGCGGGCAGGACTTCTGGCCCCTCGAGCTGGGCCATCGCTGGACCTACCACCTCGACGACGGCGCGGGCGGCGAAAGCACCTTCGAGCTCGAGGCTTCCGCCGCGGAGCGCCAATGGTTCCTGCTCAGCGGAACGAAACACCGCCTGGGCTGGGCCGAAATGGACGGGATGGTCCTGTTCTCCGATCGTTGGCCCCCGCCCACCGACGACGGCGCGGACATCCTCGTCTACCTGAAACCGCCCCTCGAGGTCGGCCGCCGCTGGCCGCTGTACCTCGACGGCAGCGGTCCGATCGTCGAGCTGGTCGACGCCGACTTCACCTACGAAACCCCCGACGGCGACTGGCGCCATTGCTACAAGGTCGAGATCAACTCCCTCTGGATGGTCTTCGCCCGCGGTATCGGCTGGATCGCCGAGGGCTACCTGGACACCGAGATGGCCCATCTGATCAGCTACGATTTCGACTAGCCCCGGCCCGCTGACGCCGCTGAATGACAACCCCGCTCCGGCGGGGCCTTTTCTTAGCCGCCGCAAGCGACGACGACAGGGTTAGGCGACGGCCTGGAGGCAGGCCGGCCGATGACGACCTTATCCCCCGCTGTGAATCCAATCAGTTGCCGAGTCAGCGGCTCAGGCCTCTCGGCCGGGCCGTTGAGAGGATGCCTGGAGCAATACCTGGAGCAATAAGAGAGGCGTCATGTAACCTGAGCGGACCAAACCTGAGCGGACCAATTGAGCAGTGCATCCTGCGGCTAGTCTAGCGTGTTTTCGTCGTCGCGATGGTTGAAGCGGAACGACCTTTCTCTGATAAAGCGCCTGAAGTCGCGTTTGAAGCCAGCGTGAGCGGCTTTTAGGCGGCGCTGGGCGTCGCCGCGGAAGCTCTCGAGGCCGTTGATATGGTTCTTTCCGTTGGCGAACTCTTCCTGATGCTTGATGCGCCT contains the following coding sequences:
- a CDS encoding tetratricopeptide repeat protein, translated to MALRRVRGSGPAAPAARGLHQEPQPAPGDPAPERRRLTPPRAGSIPKPTRPREVAVTRRIIPVLLLAVLCAAALETEPVDEALRPAISAYREGRLEEAEALLVDYLYEAPEGEPPPSAAEAYFYLGLIDESRDNLEQAADFYEAALEEKPDYPEALTALGTLLSIRGAYEQAVTKLERAVSLNPTSAIALANLGHVYLKQEKYNQAQSKLRLALELKPDYVFARLNLGYILMSEGNYDAAIEQFSYVLALDPQNFEAHANLADLLAQRRDYGDAYEHYRFVLEYDEDDFVAHQNLGNIYAIIGVYDEAEEHLETALELRPGSERAQLLYDYVQRKMNEPPPPLPVVSQVTLDGNATDEREPILEAFGVKAGDSYSETAVTAGEDRIREYFSGRPIGGVDVNVRTREQFDGRAVSIELEVVTGGASVITAIELQGLVDTPTDVVEPILADHGIFVGAPYDTNEVFAAIRELYDTGLFNSVSRRLSSGAQTGEIRLILLFEEKRE
- a CDS encoding serine hydrolase produces the protein MSPRKKNPLAYLLPVVALTVTLLGVLGAEDPGPLLTTAKPADVGMDPERLDRVDGLIEELIDAGRMPGAVLLVARRGAIVKRAAYGWAELEPERRPMAPDTLFDLASLTKVVATSTAVMMLVERGEFRLDQPVSYYLPAFAEKGKADITIRQLLTHQSGLPAWRDFSKTATDSDSVVDEICAIEPKYAPGVRYLYSDLNMIILGELIRRIDGRTLDEFCSAEIFAPLGMRRTGFNPAPELAATAAATTESAERPEVPEGTMLVGRVHDENAALMGGIAGHAGLFSTADDLAVFAQMMLSGGVYGETRLLSPVTVETMTAQHLQVNSTVRRGLGWDLHSSEYCTAGDLLSLESYGHTGFTGTSLWIDPAHELVIILLTNRVHPDGRSRAFNEVRARVHNVVAASIVD